A stretch of the Parabacteroides timonensis genome encodes the following:
- a CDS encoding acyl-CoA carboxylase subunit beta yields MGKEQLYKTFEERDNAASQGGGIARIEKQHESGRMTACERIDMLLDKGTFNELDKFVVHRCTNFGMDKNKIPGDGIVSGYGKIDGRQVFVYAYDFTAYGGTLSATNAAKIVKVQQLALKSGAPVIALNDSGGARIQEGVSSLAGYASIFYQNTMASGVVPQISAILGPCAGGACYSPALTDFIFMVKEKSHMFITGPDVVKAVTHEEVGKEELGGAYTHSSKSGVTHFMCDTEEETLMSIRELLSFLPSNNMEDAPVISCTDDIRREEEALQQVIPDDPNIPYDIKDIIEPVVDNHYFFEVMPHFAKNVVVGFARLGGRSVGIVANQPAFLAGVLDIDASDKAARFIRFCDCFNIPLITFEDVPGFLPGCQQEHDGIIRHGAKIVYAYSEATVPKITLITRKAYGGAYIVMSSKPTGADINLAYPMAEIAVMGAEGAVNILYRKATGEEKVQAMAEYAENFSNPYRAAEQGFIDEIIMPRQTRYKLIQALEMAKNKSQSNPPKKHGNMPL; encoded by the coding sequence ATGGGAAAGGAACAATTGTATAAAACCTTTGAAGAACGTGACAATGCGGCTTCACAGGGAGGAGGGATTGCACGTATAGAAAAGCAACACGAATCCGGACGGATGACTGCCTGCGAACGTATCGATATGTTGCTGGACAAAGGTACATTTAACGAATTGGATAAGTTTGTTGTCCATCGCTGTACGAACTTCGGTATGGATAAGAATAAGATCCCGGGAGATGGTATCGTGTCCGGCTATGGAAAGATAGACGGGCGGCAGGTATTTGTCTATGCCTACGACTTTACGGCTTACGGAGGAACGTTGAGTGCCACGAATGCCGCTAAGATCGTAAAGGTTCAACAACTGGCTTTGAAAAGCGGAGCCCCGGTTATTGCCCTGAACGACTCGGGTGGTGCCCGTATCCAGGAAGGGGTAAGTAGCCTGGCGGGCTATGCTTCCATCTTTTACCAGAACACGATGGCTTCGGGTGTTGTTCCGCAGATATCGGCGATTCTGGGGCCTTGTGCGGGCGGTGCCTGCTATTCTCCTGCATTGACCGATTTTATCTTTATGGTGAAGGAGAAGAGCCATATGTTCATAACCGGTCCGGATGTGGTGAAAGCCGTTACACATGAAGAGGTCGGCAAGGAAGAACTGGGAGGTGCTTATACACATAGCAGCAAGAGTGGTGTGACTCATTTTATGTGCGACACGGAAGAAGAAACGTTGATGAGCATTCGTGAGTTGCTGAGTTTCCTGCCTTCAAATAATATGGAAGATGCGCCGGTGATCTCCTGTACGGATGATATTCGCCGTGAAGAAGAAGCTTTGCAGCAGGTTATTCCCGATGATCCGAATATACCTTATGATATCAAGGACATTATAGAACCGGTGGTCGATAATCATTATTTCTTTGAGGTAATGCCTCATTTTGCTAAAAATGTCGTAGTCGGTTTTGCCCGTTTGGGAGGACGTTCAGTCGGTATAGTAGCCAATCAACCAGCTTTTCTGGCAGGGGTACTGGATATCGACGCATCAGACAAGGCAGCACGTTTTATCCGTTTTTGTGATTGTTTCAATATACCGTTGATCACTTTTGAAGATGTACCCGGATTTTTACCCGGTTGCCAGCAGGAGCATGATGGTATTATCCGGCACGGAGCCAAGATCGTTTATGCTTATTCCGAAGCAACGGTGCCTAAAATCACGCTGATTACCCGTAAGGCTTATGGAGGAGCTTATATCGTGATGTCGAGCAAGCCGACCGGAGCCGATATAAATCTGGCTTATCCGATGGCTGAAATTGCCGTGATGGGAGCCGAAGGGGCTGTCAATATCCTGTACAGGAAAGCGACAGGAGAGGAAAAAGTGCAGGCAATGGCAGAATATGCAGAAAACTTTTCAAATCCGTACCGGGCAGCCGAGCAGGGCTTTATCGATGAGATCATTATGCCCCGGCAGACTCGTTACAAACTCATACAGGCATTGGAAATGGCTAAAAATAAAAGCCAGAGTAACCCGCCGAAAAAACATGGCAATATGCCGTTGTAA
- a CDS encoding biotin/lipoyl-containing protein yields MEIHIGKRVADVSLVSKEGNKVQLTIDGVPYEVDIMMAENGACSILHNGISYNAELIRGEGGKNYTVNTHFLSYNVDIVDSQTKYLRMRKGGEERQDNKIVSPMPGKVMKVLVQKGDSLEAGDIVVVIEAMKMQSNYKVSSTCKVREVLVKEGDSVASNQVLLTLDVIKDKEE; encoded by the coding sequence ATGGAAATACATATAGGAAAAAGAGTGGCGGATGTTTCGCTGGTCAGTAAAGAAGGGAATAAGGTTCAGTTGACGATTGACGGTGTTCCTTATGAAGTCGATATTATGATGGCGGAGAACGGAGCCTGTTCGATCTTGCATAATGGTATTTCGTATAATGCCGAGTTGATTCGTGGTGAAGGAGGCAAGAATTATACGGTGAATACGCATTTCCTGTCATATAATGTTGATATTGTGGATTCGCAGACTAAGTATCTGCGTATGCGTAAGGGCGGTGAAGAACGTCAGGATAACAAAATCGTTTCCCCGATGCCGGGAAAAGTAATGAAAGTCCTGGTGCAGAAAGGCGACAGCCTGGAAGCCGGCGATATTGTCGTAGTGATAGAAGCGATGAAAATGCAGAGTAATTATAAGGTTAGTTCAACCTGTAAGGTGCGTGAGGTGCTGGTAAAAGAAGGAGACTCGGTGGCAAGCAACCAGGTTCTTCTGACGTTGGACGTAATAAAAGATAAGGAAGAATAA
- a CDS encoding F0F1 ATP synthase subunit epsilon, which produces MELEIISPAGILFKGETDYVSFPGIAGSFDVLPHHASMIAALEEGVIRYQTKEKTEQQEIKIQSGFVEIKNDILSVCIE; this is translated from the coding sequence ATGGAACTGGAAATCATATCTCCTGCAGGCATTCTGTTCAAAGGTGAAACAGACTACGTTTCTTTTCCGGGTATCGCCGGATCGTTCGACGTATTGCCTCACCATGCCTCTATGATAGCCGCGTTGGAAGAAGGTGTTATCCGGTATCAGACAAAAGAAAAGACAGAACAACAAGAAATAAAAATACAGAGTGGATTCGTCGAGATAAAAAACGATATCCTGTCCGTATGCATCGAATAA
- the atpE gene encoding ATP synthase F0 subunit C — MLSAILLQAAAGAGIAKLGATVGAGLAAIGAGIGIGLIGKGAVEGISRQPSAAGDIRTSMLIMGALVEGVALFAIVVCFLGLFQ, encoded by the coding sequence ATGTTATCAGCAATTTTATTACAAGCAGCAGCCGGTGCAGGCATAGCTAAACTAGGTGCAACAGTCGGAGCAGGATTAGCAGCTATCGGTGCAGGTATCGGTATCGGACTTATCGGAAAAGGTGCAGTTGAAGGAATCAGCCGTCAACCGTCGGCAGCCGGCGATATCCGTACATCCATGCTTATTATGGGTGCGTTGGTAGAAGGGGTTGCCCTGTTTGCGATCGTTGTATGTTTCTTAGGATTGTTCCAATAA
- a CDS encoding putative transporter, giving the protein MEWISDLLWGEGIGHSILLLSLVIAVGIQLGKIKVFGISLGITLVLFVGILLGHFGFTINPSVIHFFKEFGLILFVYSVGMQVGPGFFSSFKKGGMTLNGLACGIVFLGVITALAIHFITDIPIPTMVGILSGAVTNTPGLGAAQQAFTDMTGTSDETIALGYAVAYPLGVVGIILSMLFVRYIFHISFEKETEQLEAENDVHNSEATPISLVVKNPALFGRKVMELGAFLEHRQYVISRIWRKKSSKVEIVTGNTILEEDDKIFVITTEHDAETIKTFVGQEIEMDRKQWIPAESEFVSRRILVTKPELTGSRLGDLQLRRLHGINVTRVNRAGLELVATQGLQLQVGDRVTVVGSELAVDKVSMILGNSMKRLNEPNLIPIFIGIALGIILGSIPFTIPGIPQPIKLGLAGGPLVVSILLSRFGYRYKLVTYTTQSANLMLREIGITMFLACVGLSAGDGFVDTIVNKGGFAWIGYGFIITMLPLLIIGLVGRHFFKLNYYTLMGLLAGSTTDPPALAYANATAGNDAPAVGYATVYPLTMFLRVLTAQLMILFFY; this is encoded by the coding sequence ATGGAGTGGATAAGTGATTTGTTGTGGGGCGAAGGAATAGGGCATTCCATCCTCTTATTATCGCTGGTGATTGCTGTCGGTATCCAGTTGGGAAAGATCAAGGTATTTGGTATCTCTCTGGGAATAACGCTGGTTCTGTTTGTCGGTATTTTACTGGGGCATTTCGGATTTACCATCAATCCCTCTGTTATCCACTTCTTTAAGGAGTTCGGATTGATCCTGTTTGTCTATTCGGTAGGGATGCAGGTAGGACCGGGGTTCTTTTCTTCTTTTAAGAAAGGGGGGATGACCTTGAACGGATTGGCTTGCGGAATTGTCTTTCTCGGCGTTATAACAGCATTAGCTATTCATTTTATAACAGATATTCCTATACCGACGATGGTTGGTATTTTGTCGGGAGCTGTAACGAATACTCCCGGTTTGGGAGCTGCACAGCAGGCATTTACGGATATGACGGGTACATCGGATGAAACGATTGCGTTGGGATATGCCGTTGCTTATCCGTTGGGAGTCGTTGGTATCATCCTTTCCATGTTGTTTGTCCGGTATATTTTTCATATTAGTTTTGAAAAAGAGACAGAACAACTGGAAGCGGAAAATGATGTGCATAACAGTGAAGCTACTCCTATATCGCTCGTTGTGAAAAATCCGGCTCTTTTTGGCCGTAAAGTGATGGAACTTGGCGCCTTTCTTGAACACCGGCAATATGTTATATCCCGTATCTGGCGAAAGAAGAGTAGTAAGGTGGAGATAGTCACCGGCAATACCATTCTGGAAGAGGATGATAAGATATTTGTGATTACGACTGAACATGATGCGGAGACAATAAAAACATTTGTCGGCCAGGAAATAGAAATGGATCGTAAGCAGTGGATTCCTGCAGAAAGTGAATTTGTGAGCCGTCGTATCCTGGTTACCAAACCGGAACTGACAGGTTCCCGTCTGGGGGATTTACAGTTGCGGCGTTTGCACGGTATCAATGTGACGCGTGTGAATCGTGCCGGACTTGAACTGGTGGCTACCCAGGGATTGCAATTGCAGGTGGGTGACCGTGTAACGGTGGTTGGTAGTGAACTGGCCGTCGACAAGGTGAGTATGATATTGGGTAACTCGATGAAGCGCCTGAATGAGCCTAACCTGATCCCTATCTTTATAGGTATTGCTTTAGGTATTATTCTGGGTAGTATCCCATTCACTATTCCGGGTATTCCACAACCGATCAAACTCGGTCTGGCAGGTGGCCCGTTGGTTGTTTCTATCTTGCTGAGCCGGTTCGGATACCGTTATAAATTGGTTACTTATACCACTCAGAGTGCAAATCTGATGTTGAGGGAGATCGGTATAACCATGTTCCTTGCCTGTGTAGGTTTGAGTGCCGGGGATGGATTTGTGGATACGATCGTGAATAAAGGAGGTTTTGCCTGGATCGGTTACGGTTTCATCATCACGATGTTGCCTTTATTGATTATCGGATTGGTAGGACGGCATTTCTTTAAACTGAACTATTATACGTTGATGGGGCTACTGGCCGGAAGTACGACCGATCCTCCTGCGCTGGCTTATGCAAATGCAACGGCAGGAAATGATGCTCCAGCTGTGGGGTATGCAACGGTTTATCCTTTGACAATGTTTCTGCGCGTATTAACCGCGCAACTAATGATATTATTCTTCTATTAA
- the atpF gene encoding F0F1 ATP synthase subunit B: MSLLTPDAGLLFWMILSFGIVFVILSKYGFPVIIKAVEQRKEYIDQSLESARQANEQLAGIQAESEKILAQAREQQNEILKQALVEKEQIISEAHQKASAEAHLQVEEATRHIREEKDKAIREVRTEIADLSVAIAEKVMKEKISRTDEQEKIINRLLDNVSFSKS; the protein is encoded by the coding sequence ATGTCATTGCTCACACCAGACGCAGGGCTTTTATTCTGGATGATCCTTTCCTTCGGAATTGTCTTTGTCATTCTTTCCAAATACGGGTTCCCGGTGATCATCAAAGCCGTGGAACAACGGAAAGAATACATCGACCAATCCCTCGAATCGGCCCGCCAGGCAAACGAACAGCTTGCCGGCATACAGGCTGAAAGCGAAAAGATCCTTGCCCAGGCAAGGGAGCAGCAGAATGAGATCCTGAAACAAGCCCTGGTTGAAAAAGAACAGATCATCAGCGAAGCCCATCAGAAAGCTTCCGCTGAAGCCCATCTGCAAGTAGAAGAGGCAACGCGGCATATACGGGAAGAAAAAGACAAAGCGATCCGTGAAGTCCGTACCGAAATAGCCGATTTGTCTGTCGCTATTGCAGAGAAAGTAATGAAAGAGAAAATCAGCCGCACGGATGAACAGGAAAAGATCATCAACAGGCTGCTCGACAATGTTTCGTTTAGTAAATCATAA
- a CDS encoding F0F1 ATP synthase subunit gamma produces the protein MASLKEIKVRLASIRNTQKITSAMKMVSSAKLHHTQTIVENMLAYESKLSALLSGTLAAESELNSPYTAQREVKQVAIVAFSSNTGLCGAFNANIWKELSARLHRYEADGITVRLYPVGKKIADELHKAGYQTDESFLLISDKLNYEDASKLATALMTLYTSGEADRVELLYHHFKNMAEQVLTEKVFLPVTLPEIDPAHTSANYILEPSSEHLLALLLPKVLHLHIYTTLLDTVTAEHAARMLAMQTANDNANDLIQELTLQYNKTRQQAITNELLDIMGGAG, from the coding sequence ATGGCATCACTGAAAGAGATAAAAGTCCGTCTTGCGTCGATCAGGAACACACAGAAGATCACTTCAGCCATGAAGATGGTATCTTCTGCCAAACTGCATCACACGCAAACGATTGTCGAAAATATGCTTGCATACGAAAGTAAGCTGAGCGCCCTGTTGAGCGGAACCCTGGCAGCCGAAAGCGAACTGAATTCACCTTATACCGCCCAACGGGAGGTAAAACAGGTAGCTATCGTCGCCTTTTCATCCAATACGGGTCTGTGTGGTGCTTTCAATGCCAACATATGGAAGGAGCTGTCTGCCCGCCTTCACCGGTATGAGGCGGATGGTATCACTGTGCGCCTCTATCCTGTCGGTAAAAAGATAGCCGACGAACTTCATAAAGCAGGGTATCAGACAGACGAGAGTTTCCTGCTGATCTCAGACAAGCTGAATTACGAAGATGCCAGCAAGCTGGCTACTGCGCTGATGACGCTTTATACTTCCGGAGAAGCAGACCGAGTAGAATTGCTCTACCATCATTTCAAGAATATGGCAGAACAGGTACTGACCGAAAAGGTATTCCTGCCGGTCACCCTACCGGAAATAGATCCGGCACATACATCAGCCAACTACATACTCGAACCGTCATCCGAACATCTGTTGGCCTTGTTGCTCCCGAAAGTACTTCACCTGCATATCTATACGACATTGCTCGACACCGTTACAGCCGAACATGCCGCCCGTATGCTGGCCATGCAGACGGCCAACGATAATGCGAATGACCTGATCCAGGAACTGACACTCCAATATAATAAAACCCGCCAGCAAGCCATCACCAACGAATTGTTGGATATTATGGGAGGAGCGGGATAA
- the atpB gene encoding F0F1 ATP synthase subunit A, with protein sequence MNRIKNKYLFWFTFLLLACISAPINAAATGDEPGKVDVQDIVFSHIRDAYTWHITEWNGKEISIPLPVLVKSDERGWDMFLSSHLHHGNVHHNYYLAGEGEHAGKVVEKNSRGEEVKPLDLSLTKNAVALLLSCGILLFIVLRTARWYKKHPYEAPGGFTGLMEMVVMYIHEGVVKEGIGKEYKPFSSYLLTVFFFILINNLIGIIPIFPGGANVTGNIAITAVLAGCTFLAVNLFATKEYWKEIFWPNAPLFLKLPLPIMPFVEFFGILTKPFALMIRLFANIMAGHTIILALTCLIFITASMGVAINGTMTVVSVLFTVFMNCLELLVACLQAYIFTLLSANYIGLAKVRE encoded by the coding sequence ATGAACAGAATAAAAAATAAATACCTGTTTTGGTTTACCTTTTTGCTATTGGCCTGTATCAGCGCTCCGATAAACGCAGCAGCCACAGGCGACGAGCCGGGAAAGGTAGATGTGCAGGATATCGTATTCTCCCATATCAGGGATGCCTACACCTGGCATATTACCGAATGGAATGGCAAGGAGATCTCCATACCGCTACCTGTCCTGGTAAAGAGCGACGAGCGCGGATGGGACATGTTCCTCTCCTCGCACCTGCATCATGGTAACGTACATCATAACTACTATCTTGCGGGAGAAGGCGAACATGCCGGGAAAGTGGTGGAAAAGAACAGCCGGGGTGAAGAGGTAAAACCTCTCGACCTGTCGCTCACCAAAAATGCCGTAGCCCTGTTGCTCAGTTGCGGGATATTGCTTTTCATCGTCCTCAGGACAGCCCGCTGGTACAAGAAGCATCCCTACGAAGCACCCGGTGGATTTACCGGATTGATGGAGATGGTCGTCATGTATATCCATGAAGGAGTGGTGAAGGAAGGTATCGGCAAGGAGTACAAACCTTTCTCATCCTATCTGTTGACGGTATTTTTCTTTATCCTGATCAATAACCTGATCGGTATTATCCCGATCTTTCCGGGAGGAGCCAATGTTACAGGTAATATTGCCATCACGGCAGTATTGGCAGGATGTACATTCCTGGCGGTAAACCTGTTTGCCACCAAAGAATACTGGAAAGAGATATTCTGGCCGAATGCTCCTTTGTTCCTGAAGTTACCATTGCCGATCATGCCCTTTGTGGAATTCTTCGGCATACTAACGAAGCCATTCGCCCTGATGATCCGTCTGTTTGCCAACATCATGGCCGGACATACGATCATCCTGGCACTGACTTGCCTGATATTCATCACCGCCTCGATGGGGGTAGCCATAAACGGGACAATGACGGTGGTATCCGTACTGTTCACCGTATTTATGAACTGTCTCGAGTTGTTGGTGGCATGTCTGCAGGCCTACATATTTACCCTGCTGTCGGCCAATTATATCGGACTGGCCAAAGTAAGAGAGTAA
- a CDS encoding F0F1 ATP synthase subunit delta, with product MDVGTISSRYVKALFSLAKEKKQETRVYDDMKMLMVSFEEQPGLKTVLDNPIIPEKEKIRLLTTAAGLEVSDLFARFIRLVLQRKRESLLPLMAYIYIHMYRKDKKITRVLFKTPVPVDKATQEHLKKRLQEETGDTIEFTGVLRPELIGGFVLRIGNIRIDASYSRQLREIRNKLIERN from the coding sequence ATGGATGTAGGTACAATCTCTTCCCGGTATGTCAAAGCACTCTTTTCACTAGCTAAAGAGAAAAAGCAGGAGACCCGGGTATATGATGATATGAAGATGCTAATGGTCAGTTTCGAAGAACAACCGGGACTGAAAACGGTACTTGACAACCCGATCATTCCCGAAAAGGAAAAGATCCGGTTGCTCACTACCGCCGCCGGACTGGAAGTAAGCGACCTGTTCGCTCGCTTTATCCGCCTGGTGTTGCAGCGTAAAAGGGAAAGCCTGTTACCGCTCATGGCATACATCTATATACATATGTACCGGAAAGATAAGAAGATCACCCGGGTATTGTTCAAGACACCGGTTCCGGTAGACAAAGCGACCCAGGAGCATCTGAAGAAACGGTTGCAGGAAGAAACCGGCGACACCATCGAGTTTACGGGAGTGCTCCGGCCTGAACTGATCGGAGGATTCGTTCTCCGGATCGGCAACATCCGGATCGACGCCAGTTATTCACGACAACTCCGGGAGATAAGAAACAAGCTGATCGAAAGAAATTAA
- the atpA gene encoding F0F1 ATP synthase subunit alpha: protein MTDQIKVSEVSAILREQLEGINTSIHLEEVGTVLQVSDGVARIYGLDNAEANELLAFDNGMEAIVMNLEEDNVGAVLLGPTDQVKEGDTVKRTRRIASINVSENMIGRVIDPLGNPIDGKGEIIGKKYQMPLERKAPGVIFRQPVNEPLQTGIKAVDAMIPIGRGQRELIIGDRQTGKTSIAIDTIINQRSNYEAGNPVFCIYVAIGQKGSTVASLVNTLQEKGAMDYTIVVSATASDPAAMQYFAPFAGAAIGEYFRDSGRHALVVYDDLSKQAVAYREVSLILRRPSGREAYPGDIFYLHSRLLERAAKIINQQEVAREMNDLPDSMKELVKGGGSLTALPIIETQAGDVSAYIPTNVISITDGQIFLETDLFNQGNRPAINVGISVSRVGGNAQLKAMKKVAGTLKIDQAQFRELESFTKFGGEMDTVTAFTIDKGQKNTQLLIQPQYSPMPVEQQIAILYCGTKGLLKEVPLEHVHDFENAYLQTLITNHQHDVLDVLKSGVINDDVCRILEETAHQVSGAYKAG from the coding sequence ATGACAGACCAGATAAAAGTAAGTGAAGTTTCCGCCATATTACGCGAGCAACTGGAAGGTATCAATACCAGTATCCATCTGGAGGAAGTAGGTACCGTGCTTCAGGTAAGCGACGGGGTGGCACGCATCTATGGACTGGATAATGCGGAAGCCAACGAACTGCTGGCTTTCGACAACGGCATGGAAGCCATCGTTATGAACCTGGAAGAGGATAACGTAGGTGCCGTATTACTCGGCCCGACCGACCAGGTAAAAGAAGGCGATACCGTAAAACGTACCCGCCGCATCGCTTCCATCAATGTAAGCGAAAACATGATCGGCCGTGTGATCGATCCGCTGGGTAACCCGATCGACGGAAAAGGCGAGATCATAGGAAAAAAATACCAGATGCCGCTGGAACGGAAAGCGCCGGGCGTTATTTTCCGCCAGCCGGTCAACGAACCGTTGCAGACGGGTATCAAGGCGGTAGATGCCATGATACCTATCGGACGCGGACAGCGTGAACTGATCATTGGCGACCGCCAGACAGGTAAAACCTCCATCGCGATCGATACCATTATCAACCAGCGTAGCAACTACGAAGCAGGCAATCCTGTTTTCTGTATCTATGTTGCAATCGGACAAAAGGGTTCTACTGTCGCCTCTTTGGTCAATACGCTGCAAGAAAAAGGTGCTATGGACTACACGATCGTTGTCAGTGCCACAGCTTCCGACCCGGCAGCCATGCAATATTTCGCTCCTTTTGCCGGTGCGGCTATCGGCGAATACTTCCGCGACAGCGGACGTCATGCCCTGGTTGTTTACGACGACCTGTCCAAACAAGCTGTTGCTTACCGTGAAGTATCCCTGATCCTGCGCCGTCCTTCCGGTCGCGAGGCTTATCCGGGCGATATCTTCTACTTGCACTCCCGTCTGTTGGAACGTGCTGCGAAGATCATCAACCAGCAGGAAGTAGCCAGAGAAATGAACGACCTGCCGGATAGCATGAAAGAATTGGTAAAGGGAGGCGGTTCGTTGACTGCCCTGCCGATCATCGAAACGCAGGCAGGTGACGTTTCCGCTTATATCCCAACCAACGTAATCTCTATCACCGACGGACAGATATTTCTGGAAACAGACCTGTTCAACCAGGGAAACCGTCCGGCGATCAACGTAGGTATATCGGTATCCCGCGTAGGTGGTAACGCCCAGTTGAAAGCGATGAAGAAAGTGGCCGGTACTTTAAAGATAGACCAGGCACAGTTCCGCGAACTCGAGTCGTTCACCAAATTCGGTGGCGAGATGGATACTGTTACCGCTTTTACCATCGACAAGGGACAAAAGAATACCCAACTATTAATCCAGCCCCAATACAGCCCGATGCCGGTCGAACAACAGATCGCGATCCTGTATTGCGGAACAAAAGGTTTATTGAAGGAAGTGCCGCTGGAACATGTTCACGATTTCGAGAACGCATACCTGCAGACATTGATCACCAACCACCAGCACGACGTACTCGACGTACTGAAATCGGGTGTGATAAACGACGACGTCTGCCGTATCCTGGAGGAAACTGCCCACCAGGTAAGCGGTGCATACAAAGCAGGTTGA
- the accC gene encoding acetyl-CoA carboxylase biotin carboxylase subunit, whose translation MIQKVLVANRGEIAVRVMRSCREMGIQSVAVFSEADRAARHVLYADEACLIGPAASKESYLDIEKIIRAAKEHQADAIHPGYGFLSENADFARRCKEENIIFIGPTAETMEAMGDKISARKRMIAAGVPVVPGTQQPLQDAAEALRICKEIGFPVMLKASMGGGGKGMRLIHNENEVEEAYNSARSESLSSFGDDTVYLEKFVEEPHHIEFQILGDNHGNVIHLCERECSVQRRNQKIVEESPSPFITVELRKNMGEKAVAAAKAVNYSGAGTIEFLVDKHRNFYFLEMNTRLQVEHPITEEVLGVDLVKEQIRVANNEPLHIRQEDIVQRGHAIECRICAEDTDAGFMPSPGVIRQLTEPNGIGVRVDSYVYEGYEIPVYYDPMIGKLIVWATTRQYAIERMRRVLHEYKITGLKTNISYLRRIMDSSDFVKGKYDTSFIEKHAEQLQHPVSESGTETENVAMIAAYMDYLINLEENKSGQGSDNRPISRWREFGLQKGVLRI comes from the coding sequence ATGATTCAAAAAGTATTGGTAGCGAACCGCGGTGAGATCGCCGTACGCGTTATGCGCTCCTGCCGGGAGATGGGAATACAGTCGGTGGCTGTGTTCTCGGAAGCCGACCGGGCAGCGCGTCATGTCTTGTATGCAGATGAGGCTTGTCTGATAGGACCTGCTGCATCCAAAGAGAGTTATCTGGATATAGAAAAGATTATCCGGGCAGCAAAAGAGCATCAGGCAGATGCCATTCACCCGGGGTATGGTTTTCTTTCCGAGAATGCCGATTTTGCCAGGCGGTGCAAAGAGGAGAATATTATATTTATCGGTCCTACAGCAGAAACGATGGAAGCAATGGGCGATAAGATCTCGGCTCGTAAGCGGATGATTGCGGCTGGTGTTCCGGTAGTTCCGGGTACCCAACAACCTCTGCAGGACGCAGCGGAAGCGCTTCGTATATGTAAAGAGATCGGTTTCCCGGTGATGCTGAAAGCTTCTATGGGAGGCGGTGGAAAAGGGATGCGCCTGATTCATAATGAGAATGAAGTGGAGGAGGCTTATAACTCTGCCCGCTCGGAATCTCTTTCCTCTTTTGGTGACGATACGGTTTATCTGGAGAAGTTCGTGGAAGAACCACATCATATCGAGTTCCAGATATTGGGTGATAACCATGGAAATGTGATCCACCTGTGTGAACGTGAATGTTCGGTTCAACGTCGTAACCAGAAGATTGTAGAAGAGAGTCCTTCTCCGTTTATTACGGTTGAGTTACGGAAAAATATGGGAGAAAAGGCAGTTGCAGCAGCAAAGGCCGTTAATTATTCCGGAGCAGGTACTATCGAGTTTCTGGTAGATAAGCACCGGAATTTTTATTTTTTGGAGATGAATACCCGCTTGCAGGTGGAACATCCTATTACGGAAGAGGTATTGGGTGTCGATCTGGTGAAAGAACAGATTAGGGTGGCAAACAACGAACCGCTCCATATCCGGCAGGAAGATATTGTACAGCGTGGTCATGCGATCGAATGCCGTATCTGTGCCGAAGATACCGATGCCGGTTTTATGCCTTCGCCCGGTGTTATACGCCAACTGACAGAACCCAATGGTATTGGTGTCCGTGTAGACAGTTATGTGTATGAAGGATATGAAATTCCTGTTTACTATGACCCGATGATTGGAAAGCTGATCGTATGGGCGACGACACGCCAGTATGCTATCGAACGGATGCGGCGTGTGTTACATGAGTACAAGATCACCGGTCTGAAAACAAATATCAGTTATCTGCGCCGCATCATGGATTCTTCCGATTTTGTGAAAGGGAAATATGATACTTCTTTTATTGAAAAGCATGCAGAACAATTGCAGCATCCGGTAAGTGAAAGTGGCACGGAAACCGAAAATGTAGCTATGATTGCCGCTTATATGGATTATCTGATCAACCTAGAAGAAAATAAGTCCGGGCAGGGATCCGACAATCGTCCGATCAGCCGCTGGCGTGAGTTCGGCCTGCAAAAGGGGGTCTTACGTATTTAA